Within Miscanthus floridulus cultivar M001 unplaced genomic scaffold, ASM1932011v1 os_2311, whole genome shotgun sequence, the genomic segment CGTTTTGGTGCGACAAAAACTTCGCCTCACCTTTTTGCCTCCCGCGACCCCCACCCCTCTCGCCTATGCCCCTCGCTTCTGAAAAAAGGAAGGAGGAAATCTCGCTCGTCACAATCCTGCAATCCCGCAGACCCGCACCCCTCGCGCCCCCTGTAGCGTCGTAGCGCGCCTCCGCCGCCTGCGACCGCCCTGCGCAttgcccgccgccgcccgcgtAAGCCCCGAGGCCACCTTCCCGGCAGCGGAGCCGGCGCGGCATCCCGACAGCGGAGGGTGCGCGATGTCCCGGCGGCGGAGGCCGCGCGATGTTCCTCGCCTCCCCCGGTCTCCTCCAGTGCGATGCCGACGCCGCTACTGCGTTACATCGACGTGGACGCTGGCAACGCTCTTGCATCCTGATCTGCGCCGCCAGCCATCCATGGCCACGACACCCTGCTGGTTCGCCGCCCGGCGTGCCTCTCCGGTAATGCGACGTTCGTTGACCTCCGAGATACCAAAGCAACGGGCCTTCGTAGCCGCGAGATCTCCCTGCGCGTTCATCGTCTTTGTCACCGGTACCGTCGCTTAGCACACCCAGCCAGGCCACGGTTTTATCCTACTAATAATAAGCTTTTTTGACATGTCAAAGGTTTGGCACATGAGCGTGGCTTTGTATGACATGGCAACGAGCAGTGTTTTCTTGAACACTAGTACAGTAGATGCTAAATAGTTGTTTCAAGAACCGTTCAGCTATTATTCATGCTATAAAGATCATTTAAAAGGCTAAAATGGTTGTTTAAATTGGATAAGCAGGCGATTAAATAGAAATAGCGCACCACCGTGCAACATTTAATCGGTGCTTAAATAAATAAATGCACTAAACGACTGTTTAGGCGAAAACTGTCAATGTCAAGTGCCCTAGGACCAAAATTCAGTTGGACACAGGTCATTTTCAGACCGAAGGATATGTAATTGGTAATGTGTATCATACAAGGATCATCAAAGACAGGACCTAGGAATTAGTTTCAGCACACAAATATGACAACCTTGCATAATGGAATTTCAAAAGATACTGATGCTCCAAATTCCAAGATGGTTGAAATAGACAAAGATCTATACCTATATAGCCTTGCGGTTCTAATAAAAGCTAAAAATTGTCTTCACGGTAGAACAGTGTATCAAGAAAGTTCGTACCACTATATTACACTACAAATTCTCTAGGCCCTCTCCTATACTGCTTCAACAGCTACTACCTACTGGGGAGAAACTCTGCATCAGCCGCAAGAACACCTCAGATTATACTGCTATCCTGAACTTCATTTCCAGCAAGAAGGTGCATGGATATCATATCACAAAGTCCTAGACTTAAGCCACACTAACACCAAGGAGGACAGATCAAAGAGCAAAGTACAAAGAACATAGAGATTACCCTGCCCCTGGATAAGAAGTTATCAAATGTATTAATCAGTAAAGTTCAACATTGGAGTACGAATATGCCAGATGGTACCAAACCATGGTATCACAAAAATAAGCACCTGATGTTTGCCTACATGGGTAAATATGATATTCCAGAACAGACTGCTCTGATCCTTACCAATACTTCACATTCTGATGACTAATACTAATATGCTCAAAAAGGACACCATGCTAAATATATGGTCGCCACACCTCAACTCTATACATTGATATTTACTTTTACAAGCTATATCCCAACTGTACCCCTCCGTTCAGCAGCAAGCACTGAAAATTCGTACAGCAGCATCACAAAACCTTTAGTGAACCCAACCGCCTAATTTTTCTCCATGACAAAGAAACCAACGCACTTGCACTTTAGCTGTGGAATGTTATACGTCTCAGCAGTAAGCACAAGCTAAAACTGAAGGTACAACATCCACCGATAGATTTTCTGATAAATTGACTGCACAAATTTTTGCTTCAGCCTCTCCAATACATACCGGTCAGCTGCGGCAAGGAGATGTTGCATCATCTCTATGTTAGTCACCTAAGTTCATCCTCTCCAGGCAAGACATCTGTGTACATGAACCTAAGCATAATTTTGAAAGTGGCAGGGTCGATGTCCTGCAGGCTGAAGCATGATGGATGGCACTGTGGTTTCTGCCATTTGAGCCGAAGAGCTCTGCTCTGAAGACTGGTGAGCAGACAGCAAGCACAACACAGTGAGCAGGGAATGACTCGCCGGTCACAATGAACAATACATCTGACCCGACATTGCAATCCAACAGGTCAACATTCAACAAAATGGCTCCAATGAAGAAAAAACATGGAAGACCAACGACGGGGGGACAAAGATTAGACAGATTGCCACAGATAAGAGGTCCTATGTACCAACATCTTGGTGTTACCAATTTGAAATTTCATTTGTCAGAGGAATTAAGCAGTGAAGTTTCACTTGCAAGTATGAATATGCTGGAGGTACTACAAGATTGAAAGTAAATGATGGTGGAACATCACTGAATATATTAGATACCATTCACGCAGCCAAGAGTACTGCTGTCTACTGACATATGTCTGGATATACATTTAACACATAAAACAGAAAACAACTTGAAAGCTGCCATCACACACACCCTACTTCAGGACTGTACATATCGCTGGGCACAAGGGGCTATGTTACTCCATAATAATTTCTCTAGAAACATTTAACTCCGCAATCCTAAGTAAAAGTCTAGAGTACTAATTTAGCATAAcctgttaactaccatcaatttACATGAGGTGTCCCACACTTTATTTAACTTGGTAGAAACTTCATAAGCTGCTGCAAGGGCACTTGATCCATCACTACACTAAATCTATGATTGCACACTTGAAATATAGACATTGAGATTTAAGATTGCACGGTAACCCTCCTCCTCAGGTCAGCAGCAAGGGATGGAAATTTCTGAAGCAGGATTGCAAAACCATCTGAAAACACTGCCTCCTTGAAATTTTTCTCCATAGCAAAGAAATCCAAGCATCTGTTCTTCAACTCTCGACAGTCGTATGTCTCGGCAAAAACTAGAATAGAACCAACTGTATCGACTGAGATATGTCCAATCAATTTCAGGGAACAGATGAGCTTCAGCCGGTCCAGGGCGTACCGGTCAGCCGCAGCAAGTAGATGCTGCAGCACATCAGTGGGGGAGTCCCCAAGCTCTTCGTCTGCAGGAAAGGAATCAGTGTACATGAACCGGAGCATAGCTTTAAATGCTTCAGGCTCAATGTCTTGCAACGTGACAGTTGACATTGTGGCATCTGCCATTGAGCCAAAGAGCTCTGCTTTGAAGACCGGCGAGCGCGCTGCAAGCACAGCCCGATGAGCAGGAAAGGTCTCACCATCGACAATGACTGACACATCCGACCCAACAGCGGAATCCAGTAAGCCTCCGAGATGCACCCCTATGTCAGACTGTGGCATGGGAGTGGGGTCTCCAGGAACAACTAAGACCCCACAAATAAATCTAACCATGCCATTAGTCGAGAACGGCTCAAGATCGCTTCGCTCCACGAACCGATACACCCCCTTTGCGATGTTGGGCCGGAAAACGAGCACACGCCTCACAGATTTGGTCTGGGATGGTGAGCCGTCTTTGGTTAGCAGGAAAACATCGAAGAAGGCCTCGACATTTTCAGATTTGGAGACGAGCATGAGAAAGATAGAGACATACTCGCCCTTGTGCTCCTCCTTTGCCCCGCGCGGGTAGCAGTGGACACGCCAGAGGTGCCCTCCCGCGGAGAAGACGTCGGAGTAGATTACGTGCCCAATGGGTAGGTCCTTCGTTACCGAGCAGTCAAATTTGAACTCGATATAACCAGCGGCCAGCATCTTGGCACTCTAACTGTTCCTAGTATAATTTCCACGAATCAACACCCCGATTCAGCACCGAATCACAAGCAAATATTCATCTAAAATGATTGACAAGCTAAGAAACCTTAATCCTAAGGAAAGGCTGGAAGAAAAGCACACGAGGGTACTCACAGGAAATCCGCGAGGTGGCACGGGAACGCCGCGGCCCGCACCGAGTCGATGTCCTGCGAGCagtggctgctgctgcggagGTGGGTACTGGGTAAGGCTCAGCGGCTGCTCCGGCCACCGCAACCGACCTGTAGGCTCGCTTCTTCGGCGAGCTCGCCCTATGCCGTGCCCCGACAAGCCTCTGGCAGCCGCCGATCGTCGCCGGCCGCTCCTCGCCTAGGGCTTGCAACTCGCTACACGGATTGGGGAGGAGAAAGGTCTGGTCTGGTGGAGCTCCACCGGTCCGGCCCATTTGCTCGGGTAGTCAGGCCTGCTTTGTTGGGTCCGAAACTTGTCCAACCAAAATCACTAGTATAATATCCGTGCTAACGTCACGATTTTATCTTGAGGATACACATGAAACAACTTAACAATGAACTTTTTTCATAGTTTAACTTTTTCACAATAGTATATTGCCCATGCTAACGCTATGATGGTGTCATGATAAAACTACATAATGCTCCGGAATCATGACAAAACTACCTCAAGCTCCTATAGGTTTAGCACTAAAATCTTATATGAATATAACCAACAAATCTTATGTCGAACATAAGTGCAAGGTAACAAATCTTTTTAGTATAttgtccgtgctaacgctacgggaaACAATACTTACACAACTGATTTGGTGATA encodes:
- the LOC136534806 gene encoding BTB/POZ and MATH domain-containing protein 1-like, whose protein sequence is MLAAGYIEFKFDCSVTKDLPIGHVIYSDVFSAGGHLWRVHCYPRGAKEEHKGEYVSIFLMLVSKSENVEAFFDVFLLTKDGSPSQTKSVRRVLVFRPNIAKGVYRFVERSDLEPFSTNGMVRFICGVLVVPGDPTPMPQSDIGVHLGGLLDSAVGSDVSVIVDGETFPAHRAVLAARSPVFKAELFGSMADATMSTVTLQDIEPEAFKAMLRFMYTDSFPADEELGDSPTDVLQHLLAAADRYALDRLKLICSLKLIGHISVDTVGSILVFAETYDCRELKNRCLDFFAMEKNFKEAVFSDGFAILLQKFPSLAADLRRRVTVQS